A genomic segment from Panthera tigris isolate Pti1 chromosome A1, P.tigris_Pti1_mat1.1, whole genome shotgun sequence encodes:
- the LOC102970142 gene encoding transmembrane protein 258-like, whose protein sequence is MDYLAPGKMELEAMSRYTSPVKLALFPHLTTVLLAASVFFTLWFFTCKVTSPKCTLDIYKEFLISLVASLLMGFGVPFLLLWISMYI, encoded by the coding sequence ATGGATTACCTTGCTCCTGGCAAAATGGAGCTCGAGGCCATGAGTAGATATACCAGCCCAGTGAAACTGGCTCTCTTCCCCCACCTGACCACAGTGCTATTGGCTGCTAGCGTATTCTTTACCCTCTGGTTCTTCACTTGCAAGGTTACCTCCCCCAAGTGCACTCTGGATATCTACAAAGAGTTCCTCATCTCTTTGGTGGCCTCGCTCCTCATGGGATTTGGAGTCCCCTTCCTGCTGCTCTGGATCAGCATGTACATCTGA